The segment AGCTTCTctgattttgtatttttagtttgtataatatttttgaagTTCTAGCTTTCAGATGTTGAGATAACCAGTTCACGAGTAGAAAGTATGTCACAGGCTCACAGTATGTATTTACAGATCAAAATGTCTTAGGAAGAATTTTTCACTAATCATGTCCATGCAATCTCATTAAGCCATTCTTTCTTGAAGTTGTTTCAgacataaatgataaatttacaTCCACATACCGGGGGGAAAAAGCGAAGAAAGTGAGGGAAAAAATTTCCAAGCTTCTATGAGTACTTCCTACCACATCTTCTTTCAAAAAATTCCCAGAATAAAGCaacaaaaattgttttgcaGTGGCCATAACAGTGTTATCTTCTCCAGATACACTCCAAGATTGGTCACCCAACAGGACAGAGAAAACAAAGACAACATAACATGCCTTTGGCTTCATCATTGCAACTATCCAGGAAGGCCAGGCAGCATAAATTCAATGTGTGCCAACACTATATCTTGGATTACACTCCAAGTGACATCACAACTTTCAACTTTTCTAGCAGCCTTTTGTTCAGATGAATAAAACAGAAACACCAGAAAGCTCGTAGCAACCTTAAGTCCCTAACAACTTGTAAGAAATGAGCATATCAATGAATATGAATGTCACACCTCTGGCTGGTTAAGAAGAAATGTTGGCTTCAATTTCGAGTTCTTCAGAATTTGTTTCGGATTCCTCATAAAATTCATTTGGAGTCTGGTCAGTATGCCTAATTACATCCTTGCTAGGATCATTAGCTTCAATATCGAGTTCATCTGAACTTGTGTCAGCTTCCTCATGCATATCATTGGAAGTCTGGTAAGTCTCCTCATGCTTACCTGCATCTTTATTAGAACCATCAATTGGAGTCTGGTCAGTATGCCTAATTACATCCTTGCTAGGATCATTAGCTTCAATATCGAGTTCATCTGAACTTGTGTCAGCTTCCTCATGCATATCATTGGAAGTCTGGTAAGTCTCCTCATGCTTACCTGCATCTTTATTAGAACCATCAATTGGAGTCTGGTCAGTATGCCTAATTACATCCTTGCTAGGATCATTAGCTTCAATATCGAGTTCATCTGAACTTGTGTCAGTTTCCTCATGCATATCATTGGAAGTCTGGTAAGTCTCCTCATGCTTACCTGCATCTTTATTAGAACCATCAATTGCTCGAAGATCCTTAGCTCGAATTTTAACACGTTTTCCTTTGATGTATCGATATTCCCATTTTGGTGGGGGATAtttcttcttcagtttcttGTATTTGTCCATCATACCCAGCTCCTTGAAGACATTCCCAACCATTGTAACAATTGGAACAGTTGGTCGGATACCAAGCTCTTCCATGTCAGCAAATATCTACAGTAGAAAATATGCATATTACAAACTACTCTTGTGCTATACACAAGAATTTCagaatcaaaataacaaaagggAAAATGATGTTTGGTGCTGTTAAAACACTATATTGATCaggtatttatttttaaaaaaacaccaTATCGATCAGTAGTAGGAAATAAAACAAGAAGACTGAAATTGGCATAACAAATACAGAGATGCAGTTAATTAGACTctaaaaaagatgaaaaggtaGCTTGCTGAATCAGCGATCATAGGATAATGTAATAGTTTTGACAGATTACTGATCAAATACAGTGAAGATACATGCCTATTATCAAATAGTTTAGATGTTCCAATGGTAAAACTTCTTGATGGATATGTATATAGACTTTTGAACTATGAAATCTAGCACTTGTACATAGAAAGAAAATTGTACACAAGTTTGGAGTTCATTTTCTAAGATTCATTTGACTATCAAGTTAAGTAAACATATGGTGTTAACCTGAGAAAAAATTGGAAGATAGATCTTATGGGATTGACACTAATGACAATATGATCTTTTAATAGTGAATCCATACTCACACTGTAAGCATGTCTATAATATGAAGGTTGTAACACATACCATATGATTGGAGCACATGATATAAAACAATGGATATTAAAAAGAGATGGCATAGCATTACCTCAAACATCTTCTCATGAATGCCCCTTTTATGGTAAATAGAAATCATTTTATCAAAGAAAACTCGAGGTGTGCTGTCTAAGTTCTCTGTAAATATTTTTGTCCAAAGCTCTTCAACCTCATCAAGTCTCTCATCCTCTGCTAAGGCATTTAGTAATGTGAAATAGCTTCCCATTGTTCTTCCTTGTCCTTTGCTCAACATCCACTTCGTCACCTACAACCCATATTTAATTGGCTTGATATGATAATTGGAAACCATtaattagaagaagaaagaaaaagtctgccaaaattttaaaaaaaaacctgaatTATTCTCTTCCATTCTCTTTGATCCTCAAGAGTCTTCAATGCCTTCTTCACCGTAATTAAAGGGAACTCTAAATCCCAGGCAATGAAGGAATCAAGAGCCCCATAAACTTCCTCTTTGACATTTGACAATTTATTAATCTACATAGAAACATAGACCTATAATGACCATCTCAAGAGAGTGAAATGGtacaataaatatatttgtCCACAAAGTGTCCTTAAAATGCTGAAACAATTAGCACTGCCAAATGGGCAAGTCAACATTTTTCTATAGAACAAACTCACATATGCTGTATAAACCaaattaggaaaaataaaacGCAATGCCTACACATTCAACGAGCTTTGCAGACTTGGAAATAGTTCCAATTCTCTGTCTTGTTTTCCAAACTCGAGGATATCTTGGTCTTGGACCTTTTGCAGCACatacctgaattttttttttttccccaacatttttgtatgttaaaaataatattatctaagTTTGATTGCCAAGAAATAACagatagcataaaaaaaaaaattcccatgtAAAATAGAGACTCAATTTGTATCACTAAAAGATTGCTATAGTTGGAAACATGTCATGATATATACAGCTTTTTTTCACATATAAACATAACATGGCTGCAATTCTAATCGAAGAAACTTACCACGACACTGCTCGAAGTCCTGCCTATTTTAATGGATTCCAGTCTTTTTATTATGAATGGCGGAGAGTATGTCAATGTAAGCATCCTGATAAACCATAAAAGATAGGTTGTAAAATCCAAAAGTTCACTTAAAATTGAGCCAGCATAGAGCAAGTTCACCAAAATATCAGGTattattttcttgcttttcaAAGCTaaattaaaccaaacaaaaacttcGCTTTGAAAAGCAAGAAAATTTAAGCACAGATATATTCAAAAGCAATAAGATTGAAACCCAGCAGTTTCGCTTGAATGCGAATCTCTCAACTTAAGAAAAGACCAATATTCTCAGCTCTAGAtaacaaactcttttttttgtaaagcttcgaaatataatttattttcatatttaatttttctccacaaaatatttgaaaattttacacaaagagccacagagagagagagagagagagttaccgGGTCGAAGTGGAGAAGAGCGAGTTGGTGGTTGAGTCCTCGGAGAGAGGTGTGCGTTGCTGGAAGATATTTTCTTTGCCTCTGTAAagaattttctctcagtttctaCACATCCAAACAGAGAGAAATAAtatctttcctttttttgtctCACTGATAAAAAGCGGTGCGTTTTGATGAATAGAGAATAACAATAAGTCATAACGGTATAATTCTCTGAGAGGCACAAAAAATAAGACAAGCACCACGCTACCACGGTGTAATCTAAGTAAAAGTACATGTTTTTTCGTCCTTTCGTTAAATTTCCAAGGACAGTCAAGTAATTAAGCAAATTTAAACTGTACACTAACCACTCATATATCAACACGTGTCCATTTTAAAAGTTTTCACCTACTCTCGTCTCAGAAAATCATTACCACATGCCTCATCCTCACAAAACAAGTTCCTTTAGACTCAGAAGAAGCAAATGCTTGTGGATCTCACACTTCgacagaaagagagaaaagagaaacgATGATGATGATCGAATCAGCCATGGCCGTACGATTCCCCGCCGGCGCAAATGTCTGCTCCTCCACCGCCTTACCctgtaactctctctctttctctcactttttctcgCATTTTCTCGGTTGCCAAAAGGAGGATAGCGTATTggtatttgtatatatatatttttttgaacaatttgtttctttaattgTAGATTGTCGTTCAATGTGGAGCTCGGAGGATGTGAACGGAGTCCACGTCACCTCTTACCGGCTTTCTCACCCTGGCGGCGGTTTCGATTCTCCGTGGTAGTTAAGCTAAACTTGAATTTATAGAGCTTTTAGTATCTTTGAAGTTATTTTGAAACAATTTAGAATATAAGGAAGGAAATGAATgcattttcaagttttcaactaaGCTATTAGGAGTTGTAGATGTTAGAATGAAGCAGTAATGTGTGTTAGGATTGATATACAGGAATAGAAATCGACGATTAAGAGGTGGTTACATGACGAGAAGAAATGCTCTTGTAAAGAACAATAGAATTCGAGCAACTGCAGAGCATTTGGGCTCGACTCGGGACCCTAAAAAGCAGAATGGGGGGTCACAGTACCATCCGTATGAAGACATTGCTGAGTTGACACCGGAGAATCGTGGAGACGCTAGGCTTACAGCTGCAGAAAGTAGTAGGACAATTATTGAGGTATTACATCGCGATTACTTTGTTGATCAGTTGAAACAACTTTCAAAAATGACTTGTAGTGCAAATATATGTTGTTTTAACTATGTAGCCAATGAGCTCTGGCTCAATTAGTACTTCCTCTTGTCGCAAGAATAAGTAGACAGTGAGGTTGTGGATTCAAAACCCATTAGGTGTGCGTTTGGCTTTAAATTAAaaagccaacttattttattatttagctttttttttttgttctattcaTGGGCTCCtgcactttttaatactatttatgagtcttattgtactatttaatttttacttttatctatagcacttttaacaaaaaattttcaaaccctAGGCGTGCGTTTGGATTGggattataaatgaaaattatttcactattcagcttatttttgctactattcatgggtctcactacatttttagtactatttatgggtcttcctgtactatttcaactaatttttacttttatctaccgtactttcagcaataatttttcagtttcagcaaaataagcggtatccaaatatATTTGTATGACCATATAAGCTAGAGCTCTATAGCAAGCATTTATGTTAACGAtggttgtgaaattattttgaGCAGAAAGGTTTGCAAGTCTCATATCTGAAGGAGTGGGGGGTAGCTGatataaatttttagaaatagaaaTCCTGTCCCGATTCACCATAGATGTCAATCATCAATGATGTTTGGAATATCTATATAGAAAATCACATAAGAGAAGGAAAGTGATGATATTTGCCAAAGTTCAGCTCTTTTGTACTAGATTATCGTCCAGCTTTAAGCAATGTCCATCTTGAGGTGAGTTGTAATAGCAACTATTACCTTCCTCTTTTCCTAGAGAAGGTTAGGTAAAAGAAGCAAAGAATTGGTAATAACTATCCATGACCAAACATCTGAAGTAAGACTTTCATAGTATTTCTTGTGGTTGCATCCTGGTGTTCTGACAATTCTGGAATTTGAATTGCCGTTCTTTCTAATTTCCAGCCAGTTTTGCATAACTATTAATATTGCCCATAGTGTGTCACATTCAGGTAAACAGCAAAGCGACACTTACATTTTCCAGTATGATCAATGGCGAAGTTCATGAGAATATCATCTTGCCTGAGTTGCCTTACGTTACTGATGAACATGGAAGTAAGCCAAGAATTTGATGTTTGCCATTGACATAATTACACATTATAATTGGGCTTGACATCCTCATCTTAAAACTGCCAATGTGCTCTGGTGTTGCAGATATCTACTTTCAAGTGAACAATGATGACAACAGTGCTTTCCAATCCCTAACTTCAGATAACAACTTTGTGGTATGGAATGTGTCCTGGAAAACATGCACATATATTTGCATGAATATATGATTTGATACAAGTATGAAAATGGTTTTCCTATTATAGATGTAACAAAACTTACTATTGCAGACGCAtggttttcttaatttttccttagttgctctctttctctctctgtctctctattTCTGTGTGTGCCTGTGTGTGCATGCGTTTGCATGTTTGAGtgcatgtgcatgtgtgttgtgCATGCATTGACGTGTTTTGCTCACTCATTTGACAACACTGTTGACAATCTGTCGTGCTCCTGTGCGCAATTAAGAATAGATATAACTTGTCCATTGTGTGCAATAAAGActtaaaacccaataacttgGGTTGGATATTTCTTAATATTCTTATCATAATTGTGCCatctaaattattttgctaGTTGAAATATAGATGATCATGTTTTTGTACATTCCTTTGACTATATACTGTTGACATCAATCGCCTCCTTTGAGGAGTTAATTCATTGGTCTTTGTTGCATATGGCCAAACATTTTGATGATACTCACAAATCTTGTCCACCATCTTGAGGAGTTAATTCAtaggtcttcttctttttccttttttctttttatttttatttttaaaaaacttctttTATCTATAAGTATTGCTGCTGCACTTCACATTCCTCACCATATGATAAGAAACAATAGCTCAATTGAACATTTCTTGTTTAGAGCTTGTTCCGGGCTTATGTGTTTTAACATAAAATGCAGCAAGTCATTATAGGCTTGGATACTATGGAAATGCTCAGTGACATGGAGTTATCAGATCCATTAGAAATTGATTTTGGAATTGAGGAAATTGAAGATGAGGATAGTGATACtgaagatgaggatgatgaggataccgttgaagatgaagattatGATACGGTCtgattatattcttttttgctttGACGAATTGTTCACATTATGTTTAGCTTCTCAATTGTGAGAATTTTTGCTCTCAAAAAATACTCCATCATATATTAGATCATTCTTTGCAGGACTGGGTTtctgttcatgatgatgaagaCGACCAGTATGATTCTGATGAGACACTCGCAGACTGGGCAAAGTTGGAGACTATGCGTTCTTCTCATCCAATGCATTTTGCCAGTAAGCTGACTGAGGTAACAtttcattgtaaattttttatttgtgatgGGTTAATGTGCAAGCGCTCTGGAAGGATACAATTGAATTGAGTTCCTCCCTTGCCCCACACCCCCCCAATCACAGCTGATCAATATGCAGAATTGCTACACTGGGTTTTAAATACCCACTTTTAGTGTATATGAATCATAATGTTGCCATTTTAACATGGCCCATGGACATAGCTGGTCTtgtaaacttatttttaattggtTAGGTTGCTTCAGATGATCCTATAGACTGGATGGAGGAGCCTTCAGCTAGTCTTGCTATCCAAGGCCTTCTAAGACCTGCCTTTATTGAAGAACAATCTGTCATTCAAAAACATCTATCTGACCATCAGTCCAGTAATGCTGACATAAATCAGGCTGGGAAAATTGTAGAAGACAAACCAGAAGATCTTGGTATGATTAATGGTTACAGAACTGAATCTGGATCATCTGAAGATGGTTCAAACCAGGCTGAGGAACCTGAGAAGGATGAAATCCCTGTGAATGGGACTACATTTTACAGGTTGGAGATGATTAGAATTCAGCTGTTCTCCTCACATGGACATCCGGTATGTTTAATGGGTTTTTAGGTGTGTTTTGACATTGTGTGGTTGCTGGTAAATTTCTTTATAGATTGAAACATGTCAATGATGTCATCCTTGACATGCATTGGAAAACACAATTTGTTTGATCTTGGTTACTTGTTTAAATGCTTAGCAACAAATATAATTGGTGGTAGATTATCATATTAAGCTTATTTAAGTAATTACAGAGGGACTGAGCAACAAATACAATGTGGGTGGAATTATCATATTAAGCTTGTTTAAGTAATCACAGAGGCAATTTGTTTAAGCAAGTCCCCTCCATGCTACACACAATCTGATCAGGAGAAGTCCTAGATTCATGCACTGTATAGTCCGTATTGTCACTATTACCACTACTATTGCTAAGaccattttaattaaaagaatttcAACAGAATACCTTAATTGAATAACAACATTCTCCTCTGCAGTGCCTTAAATACAGAATGTTTTGGTTTGTGGCCGCTCATaccctaaaaactaaaaaagaaaaagaaaaagaaaagtagtttATTGATTGGGAGACATCTTTTCATGTGAACAAGTTGGCTTAAATTATCAATGTCTTCATGGTTTACTTATAAAAATACTAACAAGTGAGCATATggagattaaaataaaattatttaagcACATATAAAGGACCTAAATAGGTATGCGTTTTATTTGTCAACTGTGAAATAGTAATTTCTGTAACATGAATGCATCATGACATGACAATTCATATGTTTTATGCACCTCTCTGTGCttgttaaaaattcaaattttattttcaataaaattattcttttgttacTCCTCCACAGACTGTTGTTGAGGTAGAAGACTTCGTGAAAGCTCAACCTGATGCTATTGCACACTCAGCAGCCAAAATTATATCTCGTCTAAAAGCTGGTGGAGAAAAGACCATACAGGCCCTCAAATCTCTTTGTTGGAGATGTAAGGGCATTCAAGTGGAggtaacttataaaaaaatttgtaatttgagTTCCTGGGACATTTATATGTGGCCAAATGATCTGTGCAAGTACATGATGTGCAACTGGTCCATTTTTTAAGAACTTTAAAACACAATGGCATCCAAAATGTTGATTAGGTATGATAGGGAAAGGCCAATTGAATAGTTGGTTCACATTATTGAATCTGTTCATGATCATATGAGTGAGAGAAACAATACTACCATGTGTGAAAAATCCTTTCTCCAGCCGCCTTTGACGCATATTTCATGTATGCTGCGATCTTATGTGTATGTGTTGAGGTTTTTTAGACGCTGCTGTAGATAATTACTCCTCATTGCAATCGTTACAGGAGGCAGCACTTATTGGTGTAGATTCCCTTGGGTTTGACTTAAAGGTTTGTTCAGGAACACAAGTACAAACATTGCGGTTTGCATTTCATACACGGGTATGGCAGTTATCCTTCAGCTAGAAGttaaatcttatatatatatgtatgaataagtgtgtgtgtgtgtgtgtgtgtgtgtgtttgtgaatGTACATATCTGCATATGTGCATTTTTTATTCATGCTGATCCTTTTCACCTCCAACCACCACCTTATCCTTGTCATTGAGGGCTTTTTGATGTCTGGTTCACTGAATCACAGTTTGAGTTCTTGaaatttacttttatatatatatatatataataaaataaaaaaattcttgaaatttcaGCCAGAATATAGTGCACTACCTTGTTCAATTGATCCTAAAGATATTTCAGAAGTATTCAATCAAGATTGCATTATAGTGTTCTTCTAAAGTAGTCAACACTCCTTGAAATAATTGGtatcttctccttttttttggaagtggAGGTAAAATGTTCAATCACTTAGTAGTGCGCTAGTTGTATTTAGCTATTAGTAAGTTAAAGGTattctttcttgtattttgtgagTTAACTAGTTTAGGTGGACTGCAACAATAACCAGTCAAAATTCACACCGTTAGGATTGCTGTCTCATGTC is part of the Quercus robur chromosome 9, dhQueRobu3.1, whole genome shotgun sequence genome and harbors:
- the LOC126699141 gene encoding pentatricopeptide repeat-containing protein At4g21190 isoform X1; translated protein: MLTLTYSPPFIIKRLESIKIGRTSSSVVVCAAKGPRPRYPRVWKTRQRIGTISKSAKLVECINKLSNVKEEVYGALDSFIAWDLEFPLITVKKALKTLEDQREWKRIIQVTKWMLSKGQGRTMGSYFTLLNALAEDERLDEVEELWTKIFTENLDSTPRVFFDKMISIYHKRGIHEKMFEIFADMEELGIRPTVPIVTMVGNVFKELGMMDKYKKLKKKYPPPKWEYRYIKGKRVKIRAKDLRAIDGSNKDAGKHEETYQTSNDMHEETDTSSDELDIEANDPSKDVIRHTDQTPIDGSNKDAGKHEETYQTSNDMHEEADTSSDELDIEANDPSKDVIRHTDQTPIDGSNKDAGKHEETYQTSNDMHEEADTSSDELDIEANDPSKDVIRHTDQTPNEFYEESETNSEELEIEANISS
- the LOC126699141 gene encoding pentatricopeptide repeat-containing protein At4g21190 isoform X2 translates to MLTLTYSPPFIIKRLESIKIGRTSSSVVVCAAKGPRPRYPRVWKTRQRIGTISKSAKLVECINKLSNVKEEVYGALDSFIAWDLEFPLITVKKALKTLEDQREWKRIIQVTKWMLSKGQGRTMGSYFTLLNALAEDERLDEVEELWTKIFTENLDSTPRVFFDKMISIYHKRGIHEKMFEIFADMEELGIRPTVPIVTMVGNVFKELGMMDKYKKLKKKYPPPKWEYRYIKGKRVKIRAKDLRAIDGSNKDADAGKHEETYQTSNDMHEEADTSSDELDIEANDPSKDVIRHTDQTPIDGSNKDAGKHEETYQTSNDMHEEADTSSDELDIEANDPSKDVIRHTDQTPNEFYEESETNSEELEIEANISS
- the LOC126700484 gene encoding uncharacterized protein At3g49140-like isoform X4 — protein: MMMIESAMAVRFPAGANVCSSTALPYCRSMWSSEDVNGVHVTSYRLSHPGGGFDSPWNRNRRLRGGYMTRRNALVKNNRIRATAEHLGSTRDPKKQNGGSQYHPYEDIAELTPENRGDARLTAAESSRTIIEVNSKATLTFSSMINGEVHENIILPELPYVTDEHGNIYFQVNNDDNSAFQSLTSDNNFVQVIIGLDTMEMLSDMELSDPLEIDFGIEEIEDEDSDTEDEDDEDTVEDEDYDTDWVSVHDDEDDQYDSDETLADWAKLETMRSSHPMHFASKLTEVASDDPIDWMEEPSASLAIQGLLRPAFIEEQSVIQKHLSDHQSSNADINQAGKIVEDKPEDLGMINGYRTESGSSEDGSNQAEEPEKDEIPVNGTTFYRLEMIRIQLFSSHGHPTVVEVEDFVKAQPDAIAHSAAKIISRLKAGGEKTIQALKSLCWRCKGIQVEEAALIGVDSLGFDVKVCSGTQVQTLRFAFNTRAPSEYSAERQLNDLLFPRIHHKPQMMKQTPK
- the LOC126700484 gene encoding uncharacterized protein At3g49140-like isoform X3, which codes for MMMIESAMAVRFPAGANVCSSTALPYCRSMWSSEDVNGVHVTSYRLSHPGGGFDSPWNRNRRLRGGYMTRRNALVKNNRIRATAEHLGSTRDPKKQNGGSQYHPYEDIAELTPENRGDARLTAAESSRTIIEVNSKATLTFSSMINGEVHENIILPELPYVTDEHGNIYFQVNNDDNSAFQSLTSDNNFVQVIIGLDTMEMLSDMELSDPLEIDFGIEEIEDEDSDTEDEDDEDTVEDEDYDTDWVSVHDDEDDQYDSDETLADWAKLETMRSSHPMHFASKLTEVASDDPIDWMEEPSASLAIQGLLRPAFIEEQSVIQKHLSDHQSSNADINQAGKIVEDKPEDLGMINGYRTESGSSEDGSNQAEEPEKDEIPVNGTTFYRLEMIRIQLFSSHGHPTVVEVEDFVKAQPDAIAHSAAKIISRLKAGGEKTIQALKSLCWRCKGIQVEEAALIGVDSLGFDVKVCSGTQVQTLRFAFNTRAPSEYSAERQLNDLLFPRIHHKPQMMKQTPK
- the LOC126700484 gene encoding uncharacterized protein At3g49140-like isoform X5: MMMIESAMAVRFPAGANVCSSTALPYCRSMWSSEDVNGVHVTSYRLSHPGGGFDSPWNRNRRLRGGYMTRRNALVKNNRIRATAEHLGSTRDPKKQNGGSQYHPYEDIAELTPENRGDARLTAAESSRTIIEVNSKATLTFSSMINGEVHENIILPELPYVTDEHGNIYFQVNNDDNSAFQSLTSDNNFVQVIIGLDTMEMLSDMELSDPLEIDFGIEEIEDEDSDTEDEDDEDTVEDEDYDTDWVSVHDDEDDQYDSDETLADWAKLETMRSSHPMHFASKLTEVASDDPIDWMEEPSASLAIQGLLRPAFIEEQSVIQKHLSDHQSSNADINQAGKIVEDKPEDLGMINGYRTESGSSEDGSNQAEEPEKDEIPVNGTTFYRLEMIRIQLFSSHGHPTVVEVEDFVKAQPDAIAHSAAKIISRLKAGGEKTIQALKSLCWRCKGIQVEAPSEYSAERQLNDLLFPRIHHKPQMMKQTPK
- the LOC126699141 gene encoding pentatricopeptide repeat-containing protein At4g21190 isoform X3 is translated as MLTLTYSPPFIIKRLESIKIGRTSSSVVVCAAKGPRPRYPRVWKTRQRIGTISKSAKLVECINKLSNVKEEVYGALDSFIAWDLEFPLITVKKALKTLEDQREWKRIIQVTKWMLSKGQGRTMGSYFTLLNALAEDERLDEVEELWTKIFTENLDSTPRVFFDKMISIYHKRGIHEKMFEIFADMEELGIRPTVPIVTMVGNVFKELGMMDKYKKLKKKYPPPKWEYRYIKGKRVKIRAKDLRAIDGSNKDADAGKHEETYQTSNDMHEEADTSSDELDIEANDPSKDVIRHTDQTPNEFYEESETNSEELEIEANISS
- the LOC126700484 gene encoding uncharacterized protein At3g49140-like isoform X2; the encoded protein is MMMIESAMAVRFPAGANVCSSTALPYCRSMWSSEDVNGVHVTSYRLSHPGGGFDSPWNRNRRLRGGYMTRRNALVKNNRIRATAEHLGSTRDPKKQNGGSQYHPYEDIAELTPENRGDARLTAAESSRTIIEVNSKATLTFSSMINGEVHENIILPELPYVTDEHGNIYFQVNNDDNSAFQSLTSDNNFVQVIIGLDTMEMLSDMELSDPLEIDFGIEEIEDEDSDTEDEDDEDTVEDEDYDTDWVSVHDDEDDQYDSDETLADWAKLETMRSSHPMHFASKLTEVASDDPIDWMEEPSASLAIQGLLRPAFIEEQSVIQKHLSDHQSSNADINQAGKIVEDKPEDLGMINGYRTESGSSEDGSNQAEEPEKDEIPVNGTTFYRLEMIRIQLFSSHGHPTVVEVEDFVKAQPDAIAHSAAKIISRLKAGGEKTIQALKSLCWRCKGIQVEEAALIGVDSLGFDLKVCSGTQVQTLRFAFHTRAPSEYSAERQLNDLLFPRIHHKPQMMKQTPK